GCCTGCGGACGGACGACAGTCCTAACGGGCTGCTGTACGAAACGTTCACCTCCACCGCGTTCCAGGCGCATCAGTATGGGGTGCCGACGATCGGCTGGGGCTCGGACATCATGGCGCTCACGCCTGCCGCGACGGAGGCGTTCTTCAAGACCTACTACGGGCCGAACAATGCGACGGTCGCTATCGTCGGTGATATCAACCCGAAGGACGTCATTGCCTTGATCGACCAGACGTTCGGCAAGATTCCGGCCGCGCCGCCCATTCCGACTCTCGTGACGGAAGAGCCGCCGCAACGCGGAGAGCGGCGCGTCGAAATCGAGTTCGACGCCGAGCCGGCGCTGGCCATCGGCTACCACAAGCCGACCATCGGGCATCCGGACGATTTCGTGTTCGATGTGATCGATGAAGTGCTGACGGAAGGCGTGACCTCGCGATTGTACGGGACGCTGGTGCGGGACAAGCGGCTGGCCGCCTCCGTGTTGTCGGATACCAACTATCCCGGTGTTCGCGCGCCCAATTTGTTTGTGATCGCCGCGACTCCACTGGCGCCCCATACGACTGCGGAAGTGGAAGCGGCCATCTATGACGAGCTTGATCGACTGAAAACCGAGCCGATTTCGACCAAGGAGTTTGAGCGCGTTCTCAACGGACTTGACGCGGACCTGGTACGGTCACTGCGTTCAAATAGTGGGCTCGCGTCGCAGTTGGCGTTTTATCAAACGGTGGCCGGCACGTGGCGCTATGTGCTGAGCGCGCGCGACCGGATTGCGGCAGTCACTCCCGCCGATGTGCAGCGCGTGGCGTCGCAGTATTTGACGAAATCCAACCGCACGGTGGGCGTGTTGGTGAAAAAGGCGCCGGAGAAGAAGATGGCGGCCGTGGGTGAGGTGTCCCGATGAGGCGCGTCATTCGTGAAGCGTATCTCGTGAAACGTGAACGTTTCGGAGGATGTGGAATGAGAGGATGGACGTCGATGCTGGCGGTGCTGGTAGTGATCGTCTTGCAGGCTACGGTCGGATTGGCGGCGGACCTTGCTGCGGAGAATCCGCGCACCATGCGATTTCCGACGGTGGTGTTCAATCCGCCTGATGCGGAACGCCTGGTGCTCGACAACGGCATGGTCGTCTATCTCCTTGAAGACCACGAGTTGCCGTTGGTCACCATCAATGCCACGCTCAAGACGGGCAGCTGGCTGGATCCGGCGGACAAAGTCGGTCTCGCAGGCATGACCGGCGCCGTCATGCGCACAGGCGGATCGGCGGGAATGTCACCGGACGAGGTCGATGAAGAACTGGAACAGTTGGCGGCGACCATCTCCATCGGATTCGGTAAGGAGTCCGGCTCTGCCTCGCTTGACGTGTTGAAGAAAGATCTGAAACGCGGCTTGCACATTTTTGCCGATCTGCTGCGGCGGCCGGCGTTTGAGCAGGGCCGAGTGGAACTGGCGAAATTACAGGCGCTGGAGGGCATTCGCCGTCGGCAGGACAGCCCGGGCTCCATCGTCGGGCGGGAATTTGCCAAGCTGCTCTATGGCGCGACCCATCCGAGCGCGCGCGAAACCTCCGTGCGGTCGATCGAATCGCTGACCCGCGAAGATCTTATCGCCTTTCATCGGCAGACGGTCCATCCCAACGGCATCATGTTGGGCGTGACCGGCGACTTCGAGAAGGGCGAGATGCTGGCGCTGTTGCGCGAGGCGTTTGGTGACTGGGCGAAGGGGTCGGTATCCGAGGTGAAGATTCCCCCTGTGGCTGAGTCGGAGCTCAAGACCGGGGTCGTGCGGTTCATCAGTAAGGACACGTCGCAAACCCACTTGCGCGTGGGGCACCTAACCGTAAAGGAAACCGACCCGGATTACGTGGCGGTGGCCATCGCCAATGATATTCTGGGCGGTAGTTCGTTCCGCAGCCGGTTGTTCAATGACGTGCGCACCAAGCGAGGACTGGCCTACTCGGTGGGCAGCGGTCTGCGCGCCAGCGTCTACGATGAAGGCGTGTGGTTGATGCGCGCGGAGACCAAGCTGGCTTCCACACAGGAAGTGGTCAATCGTTTCGTGGCGAACATGGAGCGCATGCGCAATGAGCCGGTGACGGACAGCGAGTTAGAAGAGGCCAAGGAGGCCTACGTCAACTCGTTCGTGTTCTCATTCACCAGCGCCTCCAGCATTGTGGGGCGGTTGATGGATCTGGAATATGACGGGTTGCCGAAAGACTGGCTGCAGCAGATTCGGGACAAGGTGGTGAAGCTGACGAAGGAGGATATTCAGCGGGCGGCGAAGGCTCATTTTAATCCGGAACGGTTGCGGATTCTCGCGGTCGGCTCCGGCGAGGCCCTGTCGAAAGTGCTGGCGAGTTTCGGTGAGGTGAAGGAAATTACGCTGGCGCCGGAAAGCTGAGGGGGAGGGCTGCAGATCGAGTGGCTCTTTGCTCGCGCAACGCGCGGCCTCAGAAGGCCCTCGTTGTACGCGCGCAGTGAAAGCCGCCCCGACCTGCCGTGCGCCAGGGCGTTGATGTGAGAAAAGAGATTGATACGATTCCTGCAGTGACGGTCCATGCGGTCATACGCCCAATCGAAATAAGGCTAGATAGAACTCACTATGCCTCTTGAAGACGAACTGAGCGATATCATCAAAAAGGCCCGAACCGGTCAGCAGCGGTCGGTCGCAGATGTGGCGCGCGCGGCCGGAATTTCGGAAGCGGATGTGGCCGGATTGGAACGTGGCCAGGCTCCGCAGAGTCGCGAACAGGTGCAAGCCGTGGCGCGTGCGCTCGGCTTGAGGGCCGATCCGCTGGGGCAGGTGGCCGAGGGCTGGACGCCGCAGGCCATTCCCTCGACGTTCTCGCATATCGAGACGGTGTTGGGCTCCATCGGCGGCTACGAGGTCAAGGGGTACCTCGTCCATGATCGCGGGGAAGCCGTGATTGTGGATACCGCGTACAATGCGGGTGCCATGTTGGAGAGGTTGGCCGCACGAAACCTGCGTCTACGGGCGATTTGTCTCACTCATGGGCATTCCGACCATGCCGAAGGGATTGAGGTGATTCTGCAGACTCATCCTGTGCCGGTCTATCTCGGGTCCGACGATCTCGACTTGCTTGATTGGCGGCCCGCACCGGAGCTGCTGCACGTGCCGAAGCCGGGTGGAACGCTGCAGGTCGGCGGCCTTACGCTGCGGTTCATGCCGACGCCAGGCCACACCCCAGGCGGCATCTGTTATCGGCTTGAGCAGAATGGCTCCCCGATCTGTTTCGTGGGCGATACGCTGTTCGCCGGCTCGATCGGCCGTTCGAATCCCGCCGGTTTGTACCAGACTCATTTGCAGTCGGTCCGCGAGCGTGTTTTAACCCTGGATCCGGACACGGTGCTGTTTCCGGGGCATGGGCCGGCCACGACGGTGAGGGAAGAACTGCTGCACAACCCGTTTTCTGCTGCTCCGTGAGGCCGGAGAGTCTGCATGAATCGTGACGAGTCGGGGCAGCCGCTGATGCCGGACGATCTGACTCCTGTCGAGCCCGATCAGGATGAGGACGAGGAGTGGGAGGAAGACGAGCGACCACACTTCTCTGCCTTCGTGCTCCCCGTAATTCTGTTTGCACTCACCGTATTTACCGTCCTCTGGGCCGGCGCGTATCAAACCAACACGAATCCCCTGGTCGGTCCCTGGGATTTTCTCATGGATGAGCCACGCTCCTTGTGGAGCGGGATCCCCTTCGCCGCAACGCTGCTTGGGATCCTCGTCACGCATGAACTGGGTCACTATGTCTTGTCGCGGTTGCACGGTGTGCCGACCTCCTTGCCCCTGTTCGTGCCGGGGTTGCCGCATTTCGTGGGGACATTCGGGGCGATTATCCGCATGCGCGCTCCGCTGACGGATCGCCGGGCGCTGTTCGACATCGGGGTCGCCGGCCCGATCGCCGGATTCGTGGTCGCGGTGATCGCGCTCATCATCGGACTCCGGCTCTCGACGGTCGTGCCGATTCAAACCAGTTACGGCATGCACCTCGGGGAACCGCTGCTGCTACAATTCGCCTCCTGGGTCGTGATCGGGCCCTTGTCCCCCACCGCCGACGTGATCCTGCATCCGGTCGGCTTTGCCGCCTGGTTCGGCCTCTTCATTACCTCGCTCAACCTGCTGCCGATCGGCCAATTGGACGGCGGGCATGTGGCTTATGCGCTGCTGGGGGAACGTCAACGCAGCGTGGCGGTCGCCCTGATTCCGATTCTGATGGTGTTTGGCTGGTTGGGGTGGAAAGGGTGGTTCTTGTGGGTCGGGCTCGCCGGTCTGATGGGGCTGGCGCATCCCCCCGTGCGGAATCCAGGGCGAGAACTCGGTGGCCTGCGCCTGTTCATCGGATGGATTGCCCTGATCATCTTTGTCGTGACGTTTTCCTGGGAGCCGTTCATTCTCCGCTAACCCATGCATTGCGAAAAATGCGGATGGGAACAGGACGAGGGGCGGGTAGACTGCGCTCGCTGCGGCATCATCTTCGCCAAGATGCATCGTTCCCTACGTCCGGCTGCAGTGCCGCTCCCGCCGATTCACCAATCGACCGGAGCACGGTTGCTCGAGGAGTGGTTGCTCGTCACTGAGGAGTCGGTCAATCCCTTTTACTTTGCCGGGCGTGTACTGGTCTTCTTCTTGCTGACCTGGTGGGGTTGGCGGTTGATCACCACGCCGCTCGAAACTAATTACACAGGGGAATTCTTTCTCCACCTGATCAACCTGCCGTTTCATGAAGCCGGGCATCTGATCTTCATGCCCTTGGGGCGATTCATGACCATCCTCGGCGGCAGTCTTGGCCAGATCCTCATGCCGCTGATTTGTCTGGGCACGTTCCTCATCAAGACGCGCGATCCCTTCGGCGGGTCGGTGGCGCTCTGGTGGACGGCGGAAAACTTCATGGATGTGGCGCCTTATATCAACGACGCCCGTGCGATGGATCTGATGTTGCTCGGTGGATTTACCGGGAAGGAAGTCGATGCCCATGACTGGAACAACCTCCTGACCATGTTGGGCTGGCTGGAGTATGATCATCGCCTGGCGCATGTCTCGTACGGCATCGGGACCGTGCTGATGCTGGTGTCGTGGCTCTGGGGCGCTTGGCTCCTCCGTCGCCAGTATCGGCGTCTCGATTGGTAGCCAGGTCTCGTTTCCTCTCCCGGCCGCTTCCAAGCCCGTTGCAAAGGTCTCGGACATCGGGCACACTGGCGTCGTCATGCCTGCTTGTCGCCACACGATGCTGGTGTCGATCCTGCTGTTGGTCGCCTATTCGCCCGGTACCGCGCCGGCCGACGAGGGAGCGTCTCGGTTTGTGCTGCAGTTCGAGGGCGAAGCGGTACAAGACCAGAAGACCGGCTTGGTCTGGGAGCGCGAGCCGGATTACGTCTTTGATGTGTGGGACCGCTCTGTCGCGCGATGCGCGACGAAAACTGTCGGAGGCCGGCAGGGCTGGCGGGCACCGACCATCGACGAAATCAAGACATTGGTTGATCCCGATCAGCAGGATCCCTCGCTTCCGCAAGGTCATCCCTTCCGCAATATCCGATCCGGCATCTACTGGACCGCCACCGCCCATCCCAAAGACGAGATTGTCGCCTGGCAACAGAGTTTCTTCTCAGGCCAAGCTGTGACCGACCAGAAATCCGGCACGCGCCGGCTCTGGTGTGTGTTGGGGGATGTGCGTAAGTAAGCCATGACGATCTCGCCGGTGGTCCCTTCCTCCCACGCCTAGCCTGATTTGCCGGGATGGTTCTCCGTCCATCCGTAACCCGTATGGATGGCAACTACCAATAGCTCTCGCCGTTACGGCAACGCGCCTCACGTACGCAGACTTCTTCGAGCGTCGGGCAGCGGTGGCGAGCATTGCTGTTTCTTTCCATGGGCAGGACGCCATTCCTACTATAAGCCTACGTGCAATTTTTGCAGAACTACCGCCTGAATGTTACTTGGGTCAGGATTGCGGCGCTGTAGGCGACTCGGCGTATAGGTCCAAACCATCATAGATTCAATAGATTTCCTGGCTTGGACAGTAAGGCATACGAGTTGCTTAGGCCAGCAGCGGAATAGTCGCATCCTTCAAATGAACGGATCGGAATAGGAATGTGAAGTTATGGAACCGACGGATCATCCTTGTGAGCGATGCAGTCGAACCGACGCGCGGCTCATCTCCGACCCATGGAGCAAACTGCTGCTCTGCGAAAATTGCCTCGAGTGCATGAGGTGGCAGCAGACATGGTCTCTTCTGCGCGAGGCTGAGATGCCTGAGGCATCGGCTGGGTCATCCCAGGGCATGAATGAATGGGGGAAGGAAAGCGAAGGAGTCTACTGTGATCTCGAATAATCGACAATCCGCCGTGATCTTGTATTGCGAGCGCTGCGCCAGGCGCTCTGTCCAACTATGCTTCGACGACCTCAGCCGGCAAGAGCTCTGCTCCGAATGCCTGAACCGTTTGACCAAGCGAAGAGGATTTATCACCAGGCCAACGAAGCCAAGACAGTAAGGATCCTCATGGCTCGCTCCTCTCTCCTGCTCGCGGCGGGACTGTCCCTCATCACGCTGTACCGGTGCGGTGCGATCCGGGACGGCGTTCTCCCTGAGAGACTCTCATGCCCGGTCGCTATTTAGAGCTGAAGCCGGTTCGCAGCACCTTCTGGGGGGAAGTTTCCCGGCTGGCGCTGGTGATCGGCCTCGAACAGCGCGTCCTCACTCTCATCGTCTCCTACGCCTTGGCCATCGCTCTTTTCTCCCTGGTCGTTCCCCTGACCGTGCAGGAACTCGTCAGCACATTTGCGTTTTCGATCGAGCCGGTCATGATCGTCACCCTCACGTTGATCATTCTGATCGGACTCCTCTTCATCGGCTTCTTCCGGGTCTTTCAGACGAGCGCGACGGAAATACTCTTTCAACGGCTCTACACCCGTATCGCTCTCGCCATGACGGAGCACTTGCCACGGGTACGGGAAGAAGTGTTCGTGCCCAGCTACGCGAACTACTTTGGAGAAGCGGAATTATTGCCGCGCGCCGTGGTGGTTGTGCTGGTGGACCTGATCAATGTCTTCATCTCAGGTGCTACGGGGATGGTGATTCTCGTGGTCTATCATCCGTATTTCCTTGTGTACAACGCCTTCCTGCTCGGTGGATTTGCTCTGGTGCAATTCACCTCCGGGCAAGGAGGGGTTCGAGCGACGCAGACGGTCTCACAACACCATTACGATCTCATGACCTGGATGCAGGATATCGCGCAGAACCGCCTGCATTTCAAGGCCACCCAGAGCGCTCCGTTACTGCTGAATAAAACCGACCGCTTGTTGGAGTCTTACCTTGCGGCGCGAAGGGTTCGCTCAGGGGTGCTGACCTGGCGCCAGTACATCAGCACGGTGATCTGGGAGGCGATTTGCCATAGCGGCATGATCGGCATGGGCGGATGGCTGCTGTCGATCGGGCAGATCACGCTCGGTCAGTTCGTTGCCGCAGAAGTGATCGTCGGCACGCTCCTTCTGAACCTCGATACGGTGACGCGTCGAATCTATGCCGTGACCTATATCTTGACGTCCTTCGATGAGCTGACGCGGGTGTTCTCTCTTCCAAAAGATGATCTGAGAGAGGAGGCGTCATTCGCACGGTTGCCCGATCCCACCATCCACGGACTGCGTGTGACGTGCAAAGACGTGGGCTTTGCCTATCCCCACTCCCCACCGATCATTGCGGGGTTCAACTTGGAGGTGGCTCCCGGGGAAAAGGTGGCGGTCATTTCTCGCACCAGCACGGGCAAGTCCACCCTTGCCCTCTTGCTGGCCGGTCTCTCTCGCCCGACCACCGGGGTGGTTCGATTCAACGATATGGATCTGCGCGATATGACCATGGACGATATCAATGCCGCCCGCGCACTGGTTCTCGATTCGCATCTCACGTTGTTCGGCGGGACACTGGAGGAAAACGTCTCACTCGGACGCCCGTCCGTCCGGTTTGAAGACCTGCGCTGGGCGCTGAAGTTCGCAGAATTAGATGAGGAAGCCGATAGATTGCCGCAGGGCCTGGAAACCCCGACTCTGGCAGGGGGGAAGCTCTTCACGAAGAGTCAGATTCTTCGCATTCTGCTTGCTCGCGCAATCGTCACGAGGCCGCAATTGCTTGTCTTCGACGGGACGCTCCATAACATGGAGCCGGATTTGAGGCAGATTCTGCTGCGGCGACTCTGTTCAAAAGAGGAAACGTGGTCTGTGATCTTCGTCACGAATGACCCTTCCATCGGAGAATATGTCGATCGCCGCGTCATGCTGGGGTGAGTTCAGCCGCGCGGTGGTTGCCCTCGGCTGCCAGACCGTTCGGCTATACAGCCCCAACCCTGCGTGGTAGCATGAAATCCTGCTCGGATCTTCCTATAGGACGCAGGTATGTTTAGACCTATTCCTGAAGCCGCTCTCCTTCGAAGGGCTCCCTATCGGTTGATCGCGGCGGTGCTGTTGATTTTGGCTTTGGTGGTGTCCGTCATCCTGCTCTTCAGTCTGGAACAGGAGAAACTTCTCCTGCAGGGCGTCACTCAAGGCAAGACGGTTCCGACGGATTTGTTTCCAGCGCTCTGGCAGTCGCGCCGCGACTTGACGCTTGTGGCGCTCCTCGTTTTTCTGGTGAGTGCGATCGGGATCACCGCGGTCATCACGTTTCTGCACCATGACAGCACCCTACGAACTCTCGAAGAAGTGAAGGGGCTGGCGCGCAATATCCTCGAGAGCATTCCAACCGGTGTCCTGACGCTGAACCGCAGCGGCATTATTACGGCCGTCAATCCCTCGGCTGAGGTGGTGTTGAAACGTGCGTCGACCGACTTGCTGGGCCATTCGTACGAATCCGTCTTTACGGAGGGCGATACCATCCGCAGGGCGCTTGATGCAGCGCTGCGGATCCATCGGCACATGTGTCAGAAAGATTTGCCCTATGAAAGCCGCGATCGAACCCTGCACACCATCCGCGTCAGTACGGCCGAGTTGACCGGAGACGATGGACGGCCCGCCGGCGTCATCCTCCAGGCGCAGGACGTCACGGAATGGTTGGCTCTTGAGCGGAGAGTCCGGGTTGCGGAAAAACTGGCGGCTCTGCATACCCTGTCTGCCGGGGTGGCGCACGAGTTGCGCAATCCGTTGAGCGCGATCGATTTGAATTTGCATCTCCTTGAGGAAGAATTCAAAGAGCAGGGGGGGCCGGCGAAACAGGCCGCGTATTACCTCCGCGTGTTGAATGCCGAATGCCGCCGCTTGTCGGTGATTCTCGATAACTTCATGAAGTTCGCGCGACCCGGCTCCATGGGTCTCCATGCGGTGGATTTGCCCGCCTTGATCGAACACATCGTGGCGCTCATGCGGTTCGAAGCGGAGGAGCGTAAGATTCAACTTGAGCAACGGGTGAGCAAGGATATGTCTCCGGTGCTGGGTGATGAGACGCAAATCAGCCAGGTGTTGGTGAACATCGTCGTCAACGCGTTCCATGCCATGCCGAATGGTGGGCGTTGCTGTATCGCTACGGAAGAACGCACGGAGGAAGGGAATCGCTTGGTAGAGATTGTCGTGAGCGACACGGGCATCGGTATTGAGCAGGAAGATCTGCCGCGACTGTTTGAGCCCTTCTATACGACCAAGTCGGGTGGAACAGGGCTCGGCCTCGCGATCGCCTACCGGATTATGCAGGATCATGGCGGGACCATTCATGTGACAAGTGTGCCGGGAAACGGCACCCAGGTGGTCATGCAATTTCCTGTTGCTGTCGATCATCAGCAGAGTGTTGCGGTGGGATCATGACGCAAGGGGCACATATTCTCGTCGTAGACGACGAGGTCAATATTCGTGGCGCGTTAGTGACGCTTCTTGAAAAGAAAGGTCACCGCGTGCGCGGGGCCGGGACAGGAGAAGAAGCGCTGGAACAGCTTGAGGTCGTCCCGGCCGATCTGGTGATGACCGACCTCAAGATGCCCGGGATCGGCGGCATGGAGTTCCTTCGTCGTCTGAAGGAGAAGTGGCCGGAGACGGAACTCGTGGTCATGACGGCGTATGGCTCGATAGATACGGCAGTAGAGGCCATGCGATGCGGCGCATACGATTACCTCACGAAACCCATCGATCGCGAGCGGTTTCCCATCGTGGTCGAGAAAGCGCTGGAGCGCCATGCGCTGGCGACGGAGAACAAGCAGCTCAAGAGCCGCCTGGACACACGCACACGCTTCGATCAGATGGTCGGTGACAGCGAGCCGATGCGGCGTGTTTACAACATGGTTGGGATGGTGGCCGAGAGCGATGTCACAGTGTTACTGACGGGGGAAAGCGGGACCGGAAAGGAACTTGTCGCCCGGGCGATCCATCATAGGAGTGCCCGGGCGAACGGACCATTTATCACGCTGAACTGCGGAGCATTACCAGAGAACCTGTTTGAAAGTGAACTGTTCGGCTACGACAAAGGGGCGTTTACCGGAGCGATGGCCACGAAGCTGGGGCGATTCGAACTCGCCCATGAGGGAACGCTGCTTCTGGATGAAGTCGGCGAGCTCTCTTTAAAATCGCAGGTGGATTTCCTTCGTGTCTTGGAGACGAAGGAATTCAGACGCCTGGGCGGAACCAAGGTGATCAAGGTTGATACCAGGATCATTGCCGCCACGAATCGCAATCTCGAAGCAGCCGTCAAGCAGAGTGACTTTCGCGAAGACCTCTACTATCGATTGAATGTCGTCCCGATCCACCTCCCGCCCCTGCGCGAGCGTGCCGAAGATATCCCGCTGCTCGTGAACCGGTTTCTGATCGCCTTCTCGACCCAGTACCGCCGCGAGCCAAAGGAGGTGTCACGTGACGCCATGCGGTTGCTCCGCCTCTATGCCTGGCCCGGGAATATTCGCCAGCTCCGAAATCTCATGGAGCGGCTGGTGGTCACGGTGAAAGATGCCATGATTCAGCCCGAACACTTGCCGGAGGAAATCCAGGCCAGCAAGGAGGATGCCCGCACGATGCTCGTGACGTTGGGGGCGCCCCTGGAACAGATCGAACGGGATGTCATCCAACGGACATTGGCCGAAGTGACGAATCATCGAGAGAAAGCGGCCAAACTCCTGGGCATCAGCCTCCGTGCGTTGCAGTACAAGATCAAAGAGTACGGCATCCGGGCCTAACGCTCACCACGTTGCGATCTCCCATGCAGTAGCAGGTCTGATGTCTGACTGCAATATTTGCAGACCCCGCCACCGGCGCTGCGGGATCATCTGCAAGTCCTGCAGATGGTGGAGAAAACACGCTTGCGCAATCTATAGGGAGAATCCGCTCCCGCTCGTAAGTATGCTATTTCTTTCATGCTCTCATTGAATGGCCGCAGACCGTGACCGCAGGCATCTTCCCTGCAGTATGTCATGCCATGCGTTGCGACGTGCCTTGAGCAGATGAGCATAGCCGCGCCTGAAAACGCGACTGGGCGAGTCGAGCTCGTGTAATCGTCGCAACCCTGTATCTGGGGATGGGAATCCCCTTGAACTCTTGACGTTCGACATCGCCATTGTGCTCATTCTGTTGGTCGCGGCGTATGGAGTATTGCCGGATGTCCGGGCATCATTCGATTGTCCTCAGATGGGGACCGCTCATCGCGTGCCCGGCTTGCATGTTCCTCTCCACCCAGAAAGTGAGCAAGGACTCCCATGTTGAATGAGTCTTGGATGGTGCGACTGGCTGAATTGCAAGAAGTGCTGACGGTCTTTCCCACCGATCTCGCCTCACGGTGTGATTTGGCTCTCCTACTTGAAAGACTAGACCAGCATGAAGAAGCTCAATTTAACTGGAAGGCGGTACTGGACTCTGATCCGAATAATCTCAAAGCTCGTGAAGGCATCGCCCGCTGCCGACGTCGAACGGGCCGACCGCTGCAATCTCTGCTATGAACAGAACATCGCTGTATGACGCTGTAGCAGGATGCGGAAAAAGTCCGCCAGCGGCGTTCTCGCATCGCTCAGCGGCTCACCGTACCGCAAGAGTACGATTCGCCCCTGTGCTCGCTGCGGCCTTGCTGGACGGCCTTTTCGCGCATCCTGCGAGGCTGTTCAACGTCGTCCCACACCGCGTATCTGTGGTGGCTTTGGGACTCAAAATGAGTTTTTCCGCAACCTGGTAGAGGAGAGCCCACATATGTATTACGCCATGACTGTCTTACTGCTTGTTGCGACCATGTGCGGAGAAGCCGTCTGGGCCTATGAAGCCATCACGGTTTCAGAGGGTGGGACTCTTACGGGCACCGTCAAGCTCGAAGGGACTGTCCCCAAGCCGAAGGGGTACAACCTCACGACCTTGCCGGACCAATTCTACTGCGGGCGCATTTCGGATGGGCAAGGCTGGCGCATCCTGCAACCGTTCCAGGTCGGGCCTGGAGGCGAGTTTCGCGACGTCGTGGTTTATCTGGAAGGGATCGACAAGGGCAAACCCTTCAGCGAAGGGAGCGTACCGCAAATCGATGCGAAAGACTGCCTCTTCGAACCGTTCACCACGGTTGTGCGGGACGATCAATCTGTGACAGTGGTCAACATGGATCCCGTCATGCACGACATTCAGGCGTATGAAACGTCCCAATTAGGTGCCCGCGTATTGTTCAATGTGCCGCTGCCCATGAATCCGCAACACCCGCGCAATCTAAAAGATCGCAGCGATGCCGGGATGTACCACAAACATATGGCCGGCCCGCCGATGAAGCAATTGGTCAATCTCAGCAAGGGTCGCCGGATCTTCGTCATGCAATGCGGCTTCCATGCCTACATGGAGAGCTGGGGGCTGGCCGTCACCAATCCGTATTTTGCCAAGACCGACGAGCATGGCCGGTTTACCCTGACCGATGTGCCGCCGGGCACCTATAAGTTGGTTGTCTGGCATCCCTACATCAGGACGACCGTTGAGCAGACGGTCACCATTGGTCCTAAGGGAACTGTTGACGCCACCATCGGCGTCCCGGCGCCGACGGGGCGGCTCTATGCCAACGAGGTGATGGAGCATCCGTACACTCGCTATAACGTGCTTGAGGAAACGAAGCGAGAAATCGATCCAATGATCCACAAGCAGGCGCACTAAATCGGGAGTGATCGGGGAGCGAAGCGCCAAGCCGTATCTGGTGGAGGCCGAACAGTAGAAGAAAAGGCGCGCTACCTCTGGCGACGCTGGCATGAGAAGAGAATGAGGGAGCCGGTCCAATTCGAGCCGGCATGGTCCCACGGAGGAGC
The sequence above is drawn from the Nitrospira defluvii genome and encodes:
- a CDS encoding M16 family metallopeptidase, which codes for MISIERARMMGVLILTGMFAAVAPGYAESPSLADRVIEHKLTNGMTVLMVERHQAPIVSINMTFGVGGVNEQVGLTGLAHLYEHMAFKGTRTVGTKDYEREQAVLDDLTLVGNELDRREREESTRAETEGKPYAPSQEVQQLQRRFKELQDKAGEFVVGNEMALLYQRHGGVGLNASTGKDITRYVISLPANRLPLWAALESDRMAHPVLREFYKERGVVMEERRLRTDDSPNGLLYETFTSTAFQAHQYGVPTIGWGSDIMALTPAATEAFFKTYYGPNNATVAIVGDINPKDVIALIDQTFGKIPAAPPIPTLVTEEPPQRGERRVEIEFDAEPALAIGYHKPTIGHPDDFVFDVIDEVLTEGVTSRLYGTLVRDKRLAASVLSDTNYPGVRAPNLFVIAATPLAPHTTAEVEAAIYDELDRLKTEPISTKEFERVLNGLDADLVRSLRSNSGLASQLAFYQTVAGTWRYVLSARDRIAAVTPADVQRVASQYLTKSNRTVGVLVKKAPEKKMAAVGEVSR
- a CDS encoding M16 family metallopeptidase — translated: MRGWTSMLAVLVVIVLQATVGLAADLAAENPRTMRFPTVVFNPPDAERLVLDNGMVVYLLEDHELPLVTINATLKTGSWLDPADKVGLAGMTGAVMRTGGSAGMSPDEVDEELEQLAATISIGFGKESGSASLDVLKKDLKRGLHIFADLLRRPAFEQGRVELAKLQALEGIRRRQDSPGSIVGREFAKLLYGATHPSARETSVRSIESLTREDLIAFHRQTVHPNGIMLGVTGDFEKGEMLALLREAFGDWAKGSVSEVKIPPVAESELKTGVVRFISKDTSQTHLRVGHLTVKETDPDYVAVAIANDILGGSSFRSRLFNDVRTKRGLAYSVGSGLRASVYDEGVWLMRAETKLASTQEVVNRFVANMERMRNEPVTDSELEEAKEAYVNSFVFSFTSASSIVGRLMDLEYDGLPKDWLQQIRDKVVKLTKEDIQRAAKAHFNPERLRILAVGSGEALSKVLASFGEVKEITLAPES
- a CDS encoding MBL fold metallo-hydrolase, producing the protein MPLEDELSDIIKKARTGQQRSVADVARAAGISEADVAGLERGQAPQSREQVQAVARALGLRADPLGQVAEGWTPQAIPSTFSHIETVLGSIGGYEVKGYLVHDRGEAVIVDTAYNAGAMLERLAARNLRLRAICLTHGHSDHAEGIEVILQTHPVPVYLGSDDLDLLDWRPAPELLHVPKPGGTLQVGGLTLRFMPTPGHTPGGICYRLEQNGSPICFVGDTLFAGSIGRSNPAGLYQTHLQSVRERVLTLDPDTVLFPGHGPATTVREELLHNPFSAAP
- a CDS encoding site-2 protease family protein; translated protein: MNRDESGQPLMPDDLTPVEPDQDEDEEWEEDERPHFSAFVLPVILFALTVFTVLWAGAYQTNTNPLVGPWDFLMDEPRSLWSGIPFAATLLGILVTHELGHYVLSRLHGVPTSLPLFVPGLPHFVGTFGAIIRMRAPLTDRRALFDIGVAGPIAGFVVAVIALIIGLRLSTVVPIQTSYGMHLGEPLLLQFASWVVIGPLSPTADVILHPVGFAAWFGLFITSLNLLPIGQLDGGHVAYALLGERQRSVAVALIPILMVFGWLGWKGWFLWVGLAGLMGLAHPPVRNPGRELGGLRLFIGWIALIIFVVTFSWEPFILR
- a CDS encoding DUF1566 domain-containing protein → MPACRHTMLVSILLLVAYSPGTAPADEGASRFVLQFEGEAVQDQKTGLVWEREPDYVFDVWDRSVARCATKTVGGRQGWRAPTIDEIKTLVDPDQQDPSLPQGHPFRNIRSGIYWTATAHPKDEIVAWQQSFFSGQAVTDQKSGTRRLWCVLGDVRK
- a CDS encoding ATP-binding cassette domain-containing protein, whose protein sequence is MPGRYLELKPVRSTFWGEVSRLALVIGLEQRVLTLIVSYALAIALFSLVVPLTVQELVSTFAFSIEPVMIVTLTLIILIGLLFIGFFRVFQTSATEILFQRLYTRIALAMTEHLPRVREEVFVPSYANYFGEAELLPRAVVVVLVDLINVFISGATGMVILVVYHPYFLVYNAFLLGGFALVQFTSGQGGVRATQTVSQHHYDLMTWMQDIAQNRLHFKATQSAPLLLNKTDRLLESYLAARRVRSGVLTWRQYISTVIWEAICHSGMIGMGGWLLSIGQITLGQFVAAEVIVGTLLLNLDTVTRRIYAVTYILTSFDELTRVFSLPKDDLREEASFARLPDPTIHGLRVTCKDVGFAYPHSPPIIAGFNLEVAPGEKVAVISRTSTGKSTLALLLAGLSRPTTGVVRFNDMDLRDMTMDDINAARALVLDSHLTLFGGTLEENVSLGRPSVRFEDLRWALKFAELDEEADRLPQGLETPTLAGGKLFTKSQILRILLARAIVTRPQLLVFDGTLHNMEPDLRQILLRRLCSKEETWSVIFVTNDPSIGEYVDRRVMLG